From Halosolutus amylolyticus, a single genomic window includes:
- a CDS encoding branched-chain amino acid ABC transporter permease gives MALAAGRRYLTGVTIEQWFGIVLLAGLGVLLLDLARRLVLGDLRFGTFSLFLWRGLVDGLIVALAAAGLSMTYAILKFANFSHGDLVTTGAFTGWTAAYVVGGTGVAEFGSRILLNANRGTSARELDMHLFGAPIAIGIGLLVAAVGTILVALAIDRLVYRRMRNAGGIPLLIASVGVALALRYLIVFVYGEQTRGVTRSSPSLEHGLVFWTDSLHVHQFTLVVIGVTLMIALHLLLQHTKLGTSMRAMADNRDLALVTGIPTERVILMTWIIGAGLTGMAGYLVVLEQGTLSFNTGWFLLLLIFSAVILGGIGSVYGAIAGGLIIGLATNVSLVWIPGDLTNVAAFTLMILILIFRPSGIFGGVETA, from the coding sequence CGTATTGCTCCTCGATCTCGCGCGTCGACTCGTCCTCGGTGACCTCCGATTCGGTACGTTCTCGCTGTTCCTCTGGCGCGGTCTCGTCGACGGGTTGATCGTCGCGCTCGCGGCCGCCGGGCTCTCGATGACGTACGCCATTCTCAAGTTCGCAAACTTTTCGCACGGCGATCTCGTCACTACCGGTGCGTTCACCGGCTGGACCGCCGCGTACGTCGTGGGAGGGACCGGAGTCGCCGAGTTCGGGTCGCGAATACTCCTGAACGCCAATCGCGGGACCTCCGCCCGCGAACTCGATATGCACCTGTTCGGGGCACCGATCGCGATCGGCATCGGCTTGCTCGTCGCGGCAGTCGGAACGATTCTCGTGGCGCTGGCGATCGATCGCCTGGTGTACAGGCGGATGCGAAACGCGGGCGGCATACCGCTGTTGATCGCGAGCGTCGGCGTCGCGCTGGCACTGCGATACCTGATCGTGTTCGTGTACGGTGAGCAGACGCGCGGCGTGACGCGGAGTTCGCCGTCGCTCGAACACGGCCTCGTCTTCTGGACCGATTCGTTGCACGTCCATCAGTTCACGCTCGTCGTGATCGGGGTGACACTGATGATCGCGCTCCATCTCCTGTTACAACACACCAAGCTCGGGACGTCGATGCGGGCGATGGCCGACAACCGGGATCTCGCACTGGTCACCGGCATCCCGACCGAGCGAGTGATCCTGATGACCTGGATCATCGGTGCGGGACTGACCGGCATGGCTGGCTATCTGGTCGTCTTAGAGCAGGGGACGCTCAGCTTCAACACGGGATGGTTCCTGCTCCTGTTGATCTTCTCGGCGGTCATCCTCGGTGGAATCGGGTCGGTCTACGGTGCGATAGCCGGCGGATTGATCATCGGACTGGCGACGAACGTCTCGCTGGTGTGGATTCCGGGTGATCTGACCAACGTCGCCGCGTTCACGCTCATGATCCTGATCCTCATCTTTCGGCCGTCCGGGATCTTCGGGGGGGTGGAGACGGCATGA
- a CDS encoding branched-chain amino acid ABC transporter permease gives MTRDRRFSTDGGDVTGKAEVPAASDPDGRPRWLQDVIIIGEATITVYGLFIVLGLAVGLDFNGIVSTLQQVTLLAASFALVVLALNLHWGYTGLFNIGVAGFMAVGAYTMALTTAAPDATFPGLGLPLWIGIPAGIVAAALVGFVAALPALRLRADYFAIVTLAFAEVIRLLYNSSLLREFELFGTEFGTGGGQGMSFPNLRNTISRRLLYVGGDPEAGPTLVGRPFLAVGDALELSTSVVEGWAYTAVLVALVLVVFVLITRIGNSPFGRVLKAIREDELAARSLGKNTDRVKIKVFMVGCAIMGLAGIVWQGRRGYIDPNLFLPIITFYIFIALIIGGSGSNTGSVVGALLFAGLLFEGPPFVQRIVDATFDLPRTATLYDGVIALGDLDPMPLLGYTVGELPNLRFVLFGVVLIALMIYRPDGMLGHRNEPASPIDLTKERPPSERGSSTAQGGESNE, from the coding sequence ATGACCCGCGATCGCCGCTTCTCGACGGACGGGGGCGACGTCACCGGGAAGGCGGAGGTTCCGGCCGCTTCCGACCCGGACGGACGCCCCCGCTGGCTCCAGGACGTCATCATCATCGGCGAGGCCACGATCACGGTGTACGGCCTCTTCATCGTCCTCGGTCTCGCGGTGGGACTGGACTTCAACGGCATCGTCAGCACCCTCCAGCAGGTCACGCTGCTCGCGGCGTCGTTCGCGCTGGTCGTCCTGGCGCTCAACCTCCACTGGGGGTACACGGGCCTGTTCAACATCGGGGTCGCCGGCTTCATGGCCGTCGGCGCCTACACGATGGCGCTGACGACGGCCGCACCGGACGCCACCTTCCCCGGACTCGGACTGCCGCTGTGGATCGGCATTCCGGCGGGAATCGTGGCCGCCGCACTCGTCGGGTTCGTGGCCGCGCTACCGGCGTTGCGCCTCCGTGCGGACTACTTCGCGATCGTCACCCTGGCGTTCGCGGAGGTGATCCGTCTGCTGTACAACTCGAGCCTGCTCAGGGAGTTCGAACTGTTCGGCACCGAGTTCGGAACCGGCGGCGGACAGGGAATGTCCTTCCCGAACCTGCGGAACACGATTTCCCGGCGGCTCCTGTACGTCGGCGGGGATCCGGAAGCGGGCCCCACCCTCGTCGGACGACCGTTCCTGGCAGTTGGGGACGCACTGGAGCTAAGCACGTCGGTCGTCGAGGGGTGGGCGTACACCGCCGTTCTGGTGGCACTGGTACTCGTCGTCTTCGTCCTCATCACTCGGATCGGAAACTCCCCGTTCGGACGGGTGCTGAAAGCCATCAGGGAGGACGAACTCGCGGCGCGATCGCTCGGCAAGAACACCGATCGCGTGAAGATCAAGGTGTTCATGGTCGGCTGTGCGATCATGGGCCTCGCGGGCATCGTCTGGCAGGGACGTCGGGGCTACATCGATCCGAACCTGTTCCTGCCGATCATCACGTTCTACATCTTCATCGCGCTGATCATCGGCGGGTCCGGGTCGAACACCGGGAGCGTCGTCGGGGCGCTCCTGTTCGCCGGATTGCTCTTCGAGGGGCCGCCGTTCGTGCAACGCATCGTGGACGCGACCTTCGACCTGCCCCGGACCGCGACGCTCTACGACGGGGTGATCGCGCTCGGTGACCTCGATCCGATGCCGCTCCTGGGGTACACGGTGGGTGAACTCCCGAATCTCCGGTTCGTTCTCTTCGGCGTGGTCCTGATCGCGCTGATGATCTACCGGCCGGACGGGATGCTGGGCCACCGGAACGAACCGGCCTCGCCGATCGATCTGACGAAAGAACGGCCACCGAGTGAGCGTGGCTCCTCGACAGCGCAGGGAGGTGAGTCGAATGAGTGA
- a CDS encoding ABC transporter ATP-binding protein: MSDTVVDESARAETDILRVSNLEKRFGGIVAVDGASFGIERGSLTGLIGPNGAGKSTTFNLITGVHRADAGRVIFQGEDVTGLGPQQLVGRGLVRTFQISRELSGMTVLENMLLAFQGQLGESLWRTVTPGVRGSLVEQERELLDRVWETLELFEIDHLAHEDAANLSGGQRKLLELSRALLTDPDMLLLDEPMAGVNPTLEKKLLDRIHELRSQGYTFLLVEHDMDVIMNNCETVIVMHQGQVLSQGTPEEIQGDERVIEAYLGGEV, encoded by the coding sequence ATGAGTGACACCGTGGTCGACGAATCGGCGCGTGCGGAGACGGACATCCTCCGCGTGTCGAACCTCGAAAAGCGATTCGGTGGCATCGTCGCGGTCGACGGTGCCAGTTTCGGGATCGAACGAGGTTCGTTGACGGGACTCATCGGCCCGAACGGTGCCGGCAAGTCGACGACATTCAATCTGATCACCGGCGTCCACAGGGCGGATGCCGGACGTGTGATCTTCCAGGGCGAGGACGTGACCGGGCTGGGACCACAGCAACTGGTGGGTCGCGGGCTGGTTCGAACCTTCCAGATCAGCCGGGAACTCAGCGGGATGACGGTGCTCGAGAACATGCTGTTGGCGTTCCAGGGACAACTCGGCGAGTCGCTCTGGCGAACGGTTACCCCCGGCGTTCGGGGGTCGCTCGTCGAGCAGGAGCGAGAACTGCTCGATCGCGTCTGGGAAACGCTCGAGTTGTTCGAGATCGATCACCTGGCCCACGAGGACGCGGCGAACCTCTCCGGCGGCCAGCGAAAACTCCTCGAACTCTCCCGGGCGCTCCTGACCGATCCGGACATGCTGTTGCTCGACGAGCCGATGGCCGGCGTCAACCCGACGCTCGAGAAGAAACTCCTCGATCGCATCCACGAACTGCGGTCGCAGGGGTACACCTTCCTCCTCGTCGAGCACGACATGGACGTCATCATGAACAACTGTGAGACGGTGATCGTCATGCACCAGGGGCAGGTGCTCTCACAGGGCACTCCGGAGGAGATACAGGGGGACGAACGCGTCATCGAGGCCTATCTCGGGGGTGAGGTCTAG
- a CDS encoding ABC transporter ATP-binding protein, whose translation MLVVDDLDAGYGDLQVLDGVDLTVEEGEYVVIVGPNGAGKSTVMKSIFGLTTYFGGRIEFREERIDGRRPENIITYGIGYVPQNDNVFSSLSVRENLEMGAYILDEVPQDAMDAVFDRFPVLAERQDQKVATMSGGQQQMVAMGRALMLDPDLLMLDEPSAGLAPDLVDDIFDRIDAINDAGTAVLIVEQNAKEALRRCDRGYVLVQGANRYEDAGDALLADEQVRQDFLGG comes from the coding sequence GTGCTCGTCGTCGACGACCTCGACGCCGGATACGGTGACCTGCAAGTACTCGATGGGGTCGACCTGACGGTCGAGGAGGGAGAGTACGTGGTCATCGTCGGCCCGAACGGCGCGGGGAAGTCCACCGTGATGAAGTCGATTTTCGGACTCACTACCTACTTCGGAGGCCGAATCGAGTTCAGGGAGGAACGGATCGACGGGCGGCGGCCGGAGAACATCATCACCTACGGCATCGGATACGTCCCACAGAACGACAACGTCTTTTCGTCGCTCTCCGTGCGAGAGAACCTCGAGATGGGCGCGTACATCCTCGACGAAGTGCCCCAGGACGCGATGGATGCGGTCTTCGATCGGTTCCCGGTTCTCGCGGAGCGTCAGGACCAGAAAGTCGCCACTATGAGCGGTGGGCAACAGCAGATGGTGGCGATGGGGCGGGCGTTGATGCTGGATCCGGATCTGCTGATGCTCGACGAACCCTCGGCCGGCCTGGCTCCCGATCTCGTCGACGACATCTTCGATCGGATCGACGCGATCAACGACGCTGGGACGGCGGTGTTGATCGTCGAGCAAAACGCCAAGGAGGCGCTTCGCCGGTGCGATCGGGGATACGTCCTGGTCCAGGGAGCCAATCGCTACGAGGACGCCGGGGACGCGCTGCTCGCCGACGAACAGGTCCGACAGGACTTCCTGGGCGGGTAG
- a CDS encoding ABC transporter substrate-binding protein, which yields MVRISRRSVLTGIGGAGALSLTGSPVAGRGSTVQGREIMLGILQPESGDLGELGGPIADGAELPAIQLADEGSPFDVMVQREDTQTLSETGISAAQSLVDAGFPMFTGAAASDVTIPVAQEVAVPNQVVMTSPASTSPDITDIDDDDFVFRTAPSDALQGEVIAELAFDDRGFESAATFALNDAYGQALAGVFEETFEELGGTITASEAFEPEQPSYTSALQSALAGDPDFLLVIAFPVSGVQIFRDFYADFDPELPVIVTDGLIEEDLPDQVDNPMDNVLGTAPAAAGPEVEVFDELYENEFGRAPGVFNAQAYDASAVMILANARAGENDGPAVRDEMRAVANPNGETVGPSNLAEAVDLAEAGEEITYEGASSAVEFDDNGDPQAAVFDIFDFENFELNVDEQIEFGGGAQ from the coding sequence ATGGTGCGAATCAGCAGACGCAGCGTACTAACTGGGATCGGCGGGGCGGGAGCACTATCCCTCACGGGCTCTCCCGTCGCTGGACGGGGGTCCACCGTACAGGGCCGCGAGATCATGCTGGGGATCCTGCAACCGGAGTCCGGTGACCTGGGAGAACTCGGGGGACCGATCGCCGACGGCGCCGAACTCCCCGCGATTCAACTCGCAGACGAGGGCAGTCCGTTCGACGTGATGGTCCAGCGGGAAGACACCCAGACGCTCTCCGAGACGGGGATCAGTGCCGCACAGTCGCTCGTCGACGCCGGGTTCCCGATGTTCACCGGCGCGGCGGCGTCCGACGTGACGATTCCCGTCGCCCAGGAGGTCGCGGTTCCCAACCAGGTCGTCATGACCTCTCCGGCGAGCACGAGTCCGGACATCACGGACATCGACGACGACGACTTCGTCTTCCGGACCGCGCCGAGCGATGCGTTACAGGGAGAAGTCATCGCGGAACTCGCGTTCGATGACCGTGGCTTCGAGAGTGCGGCGACGTTCGCCCTGAACGACGCCTACGGACAGGCACTCGCTGGCGTGTTCGAGGAGACGTTCGAGGAACTCGGTGGCACGATCACGGCGTCCGAGGCGTTCGAACCGGAACAGCCGTCGTACACCTCGGCACTCCAGAGCGCGCTCGCGGGCGACCCCGACTTCCTTCTGGTGATCGCGTTCCCCGTCAGCGGGGTGCAGATCTTCCGGGACTTCTACGCGGACTTCGACCCCGAACTGCCCGTCATCGTCACCGACGGCCTGATCGAGGAAGACCTCCCGGACCAGGTCGACAACCCGATGGACAACGTACTGGGGACCGCTCCGGCCGCGGCCGGCCCCGAGGTCGAGGTGTTCGACGAGTTGTACGAAAACGAGTTCGGGAGAGCACCCGGGGTCTTCAACGCCCAGGCGTACGACGCGAGTGCCGTCATGATCCTGGCCAACGCGCGTGCGGGAGAAAACGATGGACCCGCCGTCCGGGACGAGATGCGGGCCGTCGCGAACCCGAACGGGGAGACGGTCGGTCCGTCGAACCTCGCCGAGGCGGTCGACCTGGCCGAAGCGGGTGAGGAGATCACCTACGAAGGTGCCTCGAGTGCCGTCGAGTTCGACGACAACGGCGATCCACAGGCCGCCGTGTTCGACATCTTCGATTTCGAGAACTTCGAACTCAACGTGGACGAACAGATCGAGTTTGGGGGAGGGGCACAGTAG
- a CDS encoding PAS domain S-box protein, which yields MSKRVTDSGLTVQSEGADGLGLQWHGTLADAIDGGVYHLDADDAIVAVDDRLVDMTGYDRSALLGEHASILFDARDLAEIDRRLEQVGETDADRVVERDLAFRTDGETTVPCTVRCSLLTIDGERRGTAGIVRERSDGLRDADAPRVDSPASGPDSDPTRPPGDGSVRSVLDEAEVGVFILDETFEVAWINETTEAYFGLDRAGAVGRDKRDLIEETIRTRIDDGERFAETVTATYDDNSYVERFECHVTPGEDREERWLEHLSKPIDSGPYAGGRIELYYDVTERHRHAAQLRDLNAAVREWFAGESREGIADRACRALADVLELEINGVFLADDAGNALEPAAWTDRAAATFDDLPTFEGEGVAWRVYESGEPAIYDDIRTAADAYDQETPIRGEIVLPVGDHGVVIAGSTQEGAFDENDLTLAKIAASSLGAAFDRVQHERQLERERTQTERLLQTAPIAIAVHDADGETVLANRRAEDVPGLTRWGSTDGSNRESDWRVSTADGTVLDPAETPAARVRVTGDPVTDAELAIEGPSGDRIWVSVNAAPVLDDDGAVDRVVTTADDITRLKEHERQLERRKRELESELGEVLGRVSDAFYALDEEWRFTHVNEQAEELLDYSRAALLGSNIWELFPDASPDLFDRYHEAMETQEPVSWERYSESLDIWMEIQAYPSETGLSVYFRDITERKERVRRLEVSERRYRTLAESYPGGVVVMYDEDLEYTLADGQGFANLPVSGADLEGNRPRDVFPDDTASALEATFGAALDGEKRTAEIEYADREWRVKAVPIRDDDGRVVSGMATAQDVTERKERERELATYETVVETMDDGIYALDAEGRFSTVNRAYTELTGYDRDELLGSHASLVVDETVMGEARTAATDAGVSTIETDIETRRGDRVPIEATVTRVSGADGKHERLGVVRDVTERKERQRKLEASEQRYRTLAENFPNGVVALFDDDLRFTAAGGQLVDEFGVDRDDLIGQSIAERYPDDLSAEIEPHFRAALDGEERSFEVTYRGRELLAHTLPIEPAGEDHRGMLVVQDVTERNEYRRQLEASNERLEQFAYAASHDLQEPLRMVTSYLQLIERRYGDALDEDGEEFLEFAVDGARRMREMIDGLLEYSRVETRGDPFETIDLDDVVDDVRTDLQLRIEETDAEITSESLPAVHGDGGQLRQVFQNLLSNAIEYSGDDPPRIEITAEQCGARDVPEQPGTAAGADGADWIVSVHDEGIGIDPDETDRIFEVFQRLHGHEEHDGTGIGLALCRRIVERHGGAIWVDSEPGEETTVSFTLPAARN from the coding sequence ATGAGCAAGCGGGTCACCGACTCGGGGCTGACGGTCCAGTCGGAGGGAGCCGATGGGCTGGGGCTCCAGTGGCACGGGACGTTAGCCGACGCGATCGACGGGGGCGTCTACCACCTCGACGCCGACGACGCGATCGTCGCGGTCGACGATCGACTCGTCGACATGACCGGGTACGATCGATCGGCTCTCCTCGGGGAGCACGCCTCGATCCTGTTCGACGCCCGGGACCTCGCAGAGATCGATCGGCGACTGGAGCAGGTCGGAGAGACCGACGCGGACCGCGTCGTCGAACGTGATCTCGCGTTCCGGACCGATGGTGAGACGACCGTCCCGTGTACAGTCCGTTGCAGCCTGCTCACGATCGACGGGGAACGACGCGGAACGGCCGGAATCGTCCGGGAACGCAGCGATGGGCTGCGAGACGCCGACGCCCCACGAGTCGACAGTCCCGCCTCTGGCCCCGACTCAGACCCGACCCGTCCCCCGGGCGACGGCTCCGTCCGGTCCGTCCTCGACGAGGCGGAGGTCGGCGTCTTCATCCTCGACGAGACGTTCGAGGTCGCGTGGATCAACGAGACGACCGAGGCGTACTTCGGCCTCGATCGGGCCGGTGCCGTCGGACGCGACAAACGCGACCTGATCGAAGAGACCATTCGAACCCGGATCGACGACGGCGAGCGCTTCGCGGAGACGGTGACGGCGACCTACGACGACAACAGCTACGTCGAACGCTTCGAGTGTCACGTCACGCCCGGCGAGGACCGCGAGGAACGCTGGCTCGAACACCTGAGCAAGCCGATCGACTCGGGACCGTACGCCGGCGGTCGGATCGAACTCTACTACGACGTCACCGAGCGGCATCGACACGCGGCCCAGTTGCGGGACCTGAACGCGGCCGTTCGCGAGTGGTTCGCGGGCGAGTCCCGCGAGGGGATCGCCGATCGGGCGTGTCGCGCGCTCGCCGACGTTCTCGAACTGGAGATCAACGGCGTGTTTCTCGCCGACGACGCGGGGAATGCGCTCGAACCGGCCGCCTGGACCGATCGCGCGGCGGCCACGTTCGACGATCTGCCGACGTTCGAGGGCGAGGGGGTCGCCTGGCGCGTCTACGAGTCCGGCGAGCCGGCGATCTACGACGACATCAGGACCGCCGCGGACGCCTACGATCAGGAGACGCCGATCAGGGGCGAAATCGTCCTCCCGGTCGGGGACCACGGGGTCGTCATCGCCGGCTCCACGCAGGAAGGCGCGTTCGACGAAAACGACCTGACGCTCGCGAAGATCGCCGCGTCGAGTCTCGGGGCCGCGTTCGATCGCGTCCAGCACGAACGCCAGCTCGAGCGCGAGCGAACGCAGACCGAACGACTGCTCCAGACGGCACCGATCGCGATCGCGGTCCACGACGCCGACGGGGAGACCGTGCTGGCGAACCGGCGTGCCGAGGACGTTCCAGGCCTCACACGGTGGGGGAGCACTGACGGCTCGAACCGGGAGAGCGACTGGCGCGTCTCCACCGCCGACGGCACGGTCCTCGATCCGGCGGAGACGCCAGCGGCACGCGTCCGGGTCACCGGCGACCCCGTGACGGACGCTGAACTCGCGATCGAGGGTCCGTCGGGCGATCGGATCTGGGTCTCGGTGAACGCGGCCCCCGTCCTGGACGACGACGGCGCGGTCGACCGCGTCGTCACGACGGCCGACGACATCACCCGCCTCAAGGAACACGAACGCCAACTCGAACGGCGCAAGCGGGAACTGGAGAGCGAACTCGGCGAGGTACTGGGACGGGTCTCGGACGCGTTCTACGCGCTCGACGAGGAGTGGCGGTTCACGCACGTCAACGAGCAGGCCGAGGAACTGCTGGACTACTCGCGAGCGGCGTTGCTCGGGTCGAACATCTGGGAGCTGTTTCCCGACGCCAGTCCGGACCTCTTCGATCGGTACCACGAGGCGATGGAGACGCAGGAACCCGTCTCGTGGGAGCGCTACTCCGAGTCGCTCGACATCTGGATGGAGATCCAGGCGTATCCCTCCGAGACCGGCCTCTCGGTGTACTTCCGGGATATCACCGAGCGCAAGGAGCGCGTCCGTCGACTCGAGGTGAGCGAACGGCGCTACCGGACGCTGGCCGAGTCCTATCCCGGCGGCGTGGTCGTCATGTACGACGAGGATCTCGAGTACACGCTCGCCGACGGACAAGGCTTCGCGAACCTGCCGGTTTCCGGTGCCGACCTGGAGGGGAACCGTCCGCGAGACGTCTTTCCCGACGACACGGCGTCGGCCCTCGAAGCCACGTTCGGCGCGGCGCTCGACGGCGAGAAACGCACGGCCGAGATCGAGTACGCCGATCGCGAGTGGCGCGTCAAGGCGGTCCCAATCAGGGACGACGACGGCCGCGTCGTCTCCGGCATGGCGACGGCGCAGGACGTCACCGAGCGCAAGGAGCGCGAACGCGAACTGGCGACCTACGAGACGGTGGTCGAGACCATGGACGACGGCATCTACGCCCTCGACGCCGAGGGCCGGTTCTCCACCGTCAATCGGGCCTACACCGAACTCACCGGCTACGATCGCGACGAACTGCTCGGCAGTCACGCTTCGCTCGTCGTCGACGAGACGGTAATGGGCGAGGCCAGAACCGCCGCGACCGACGCGGGTGTGTCGACGATCGAGACGGACATCGAGACGAGACGTGGAGACCGCGTCCCGATCGAGGCGACGGTCACGCGGGTTTCGGGCGCCGACGGTAAACACGAACGCCTCGGCGTCGTTCGGGACGTCACCGAGCGCAAGGAACGCCAGCGGAAACTCGAGGCCAGCGAGCAGCGCTACCGCACGCTCGCGGAGAACTTCCCGAACGGCGTGGTCGCGCTGTTCGACGATGACCTGCGCTTTACCGCGGCAGGTGGCCAACTCGTCGACGAGTTCGGGGTCGACCGGGACGACCTGATCGGCCAATCGATCGCGGAGCGGTATCCGGACGACCTGTCTGCGGAGATCGAGCCCCATTTCAGGGCCGCCCTCGACGGCGAGGAACGCTCCTTCGAGGTGACATACCGCGGCCGCGAACTCCTCGCGCACACGCTCCCGATCGAGCCCGCCGGCGAGGACCACCGGGGGATGCTCGTCGTGCAGGACGTCACCGAACGCAACGAGTACCGCCGACAACTCGAGGCGTCGAACGAGCGCCTCGAGCAGTTCGCCTACGCCGCCAGCCACGACCTCCAGGAACCGCTCCGGATGGTCACGAGCTACCTCCAGTTGATCGAGCGGCGGTACGGGGACGCGCTCGACGAGGACGGCGAGGAATTCCTCGAGTTCGCCGTCGACGGCGCCCGGCGGATGCGCGAGATGATCGACGGCCTGCTCGAGTACTCCCGCGTCGAGACGCGCGGCGACCCGTTCGAGACGATCGACCTCGACGACGTCGTCGACGACGTTCGGACCGACCTCCAGTTACGGATCGAGGAGACCGACGCCGAGATCACGAGCGAGTCGTTGCCCGCGGTCCACGGCGACGGCGGTCAGCTCCGGCAGGTGTTCCAGAACCTGCTCTCGAACGCGATCGAGTACAGCGGCGACGATCCGCCGCGGATCGAGATCACGGCCGAGCAGTGCGGGGCGCGTGACGTCCCGGAGCAACCCGGAACCGCCGCGGGGGCCGATGGGGCCGACTGGATCGTCTCCGTCCACGATGAGGGAATCGGGATCGACCCCGACGAAACCGATCGGATCTTCGAGGTGTTCCAGCGCCTGCACGGCCACGAGGAACACGACGGAACCGGGATCGGACTCGCGCTCTGTCGCCGGATCGTCGAACGCCACGGCGGCGCCATCTGGGTCGACTCCGAACCCGGCGAGGAAACGACGGTATCGTTCACGCTTCCCGCCGCCAGGAACTGA
- a CDS encoding alkaline phosphatase family protein: protein MRTDLESRLRDRLTEAGYLFPDYGGYCFASVPGTVRSVLGDDGGQPLPADVLAGLDDEYDRVLVVLVDGFGLAFWKRHRGQALVDRLADRGTVTPLTSVYPSETAAALTTVHTGRLPASHGLLGWDVYDPVDDASYEAFTGTVKAGDESVAHDLQDVFEGDPIYPSLERVGIDCRHVVPFPETYDGATCHSYGPDESLDGFEPTLQEAFDAADDPAYLFAYLPQIDTAAHGYGTDSDEYRATVDDVFETIDRALAGLDADAAGDTLVVLTADHGHVDTDADRNVDLETIDGVVAALDRHGNGDPVRYAGSPRNVHLHLRDGRVDDVRSILDDRLDARVFTQEDVVDRDLFGGGPRSETFERRLGDLVVVHRDSGVWYGSDQSKLDLIGMHGGLHPDEMLVPFAAIDLEALLARR from the coding sequence ATGCGAACCGATCTCGAGTCCCGCCTTCGCGATCGGCTGACCGAGGCCGGCTACCTGTTCCCCGACTACGGCGGCTACTGCTTCGCGAGCGTTCCCGGCACCGTCCGATCGGTTCTCGGCGACGACGGCGGTCAGCCGCTTCCGGCCGACGTGCTCGCGGGCCTCGACGACGAGTACGATCGCGTCCTCGTGGTGCTGGTCGACGGGTTCGGACTCGCGTTCTGGAAGCGCCATCGCGGGCAAGCACTGGTCGATCGACTCGCGGACCGGGGTACCGTCACCCCGCTCACGTCGGTCTACCCCTCCGAGACGGCGGCAGCGCTGACGACGGTTCACACCGGTCGGCTCCCGGCGAGCCACGGCCTCCTCGGGTGGGACGTGTACGACCCGGTCGACGACGCGTCGTACGAGGCATTCACCGGGACCGTCAAGGCCGGCGACGAGTCTGTCGCACACGACCTCCAGGACGTCTTCGAGGGTGACCCGATCTACCCCTCCCTCGAGAGGGTGGGAATCGACTGCCGCCACGTCGTCCCGTTCCCCGAGACCTACGACGGGGCGACCTGCCACTCCTACGGCCCCGACGAGAGCCTGGACGGGTTCGAACCGACGCTCCAGGAGGCGTTCGACGCCGCCGACGATCCCGCCTACCTGTTCGCCTACCTGCCCCAGATCGACACGGCCGCCCACGGGTACGGGACCGACTCCGACGAGTACCGGGCCACCGTCGACGACGTGTTCGAGACGATCGATCGCGCGCTCGCGGGCCTCGACGCCGACGCGGCGGGCGACACGCTCGTCGTCCTGACCGCGGATCACGGCCACGTCGACACCGACGCCGATCGGAACGTCGACCTCGAGACGATCGACGGGGTAGTCGCGGCCCTCGATCGCCACGGGAACGGCGACCCGGTCCGGTACGCCGGCAGTCCGCGGAACGTCCACCTCCACCTGCGGGACGGGCGCGTCGACGACGTCCGTTCGATCCTCGACGATCGACTCGACGCCCGCGTCTTCACGCAGGAGGACGTGGTCGATCGCGACCTCTTCGGCGGCGGGCCGCGGAGCGAGACGTTCGAGCGGCGACTCGGCGACCTCGTGGTCGTCCACCGCGACTCGGGCGTCTGGTACGGCAGCGATCAGTCCAAACTCGACCTGATCGGGATGCACGGCGGTCTCCACCCCGACGAGATGCTCGTCCCGTTCGCGGCGATCGATCTCGAAGCCCTGCTGGCCCGGCGGTAG